The following proteins are co-located in the Desulfatitalea tepidiphila genome:
- a CDS encoding response regulator, with protein sequence MAINSFGRSFQTRQTCLGAVPGEALGHGALSAARDRISGVEPGPKRVLIVDDNACVLSLTAELLDHLGYQTATAEDGIGALCLLKAAHYDILLTDFEMPGMDGYELAEAAKRHCFGIKVILMTGHCTDELAARIGASTTVDGFLSKPFDLKTVREMLKQVAYQQFSEVMA encoded by the coding sequence ATGGCAATCAATAGTTTCGGGAGGAGCTTTCAAACCCGGCAGACCTGTTTAGGAGCGGTGCCCGGCGAAGCGCTGGGGCACGGCGCATTGTCAGCGGCCAGGGATCGTATTTCGGGAGTGGAACCCGGTCCCAAACGGGTTCTTATCGTGGATGACAATGCTTGTGTTTTGTCTCTCACCGCAGAATTGCTTGACCATTTGGGATATCAGACCGCAACGGCGGAGGACGGGATAGGGGCTTTATGTCTGCTGAAAGCCGCCCATTACGATATTCTGCTCACCGATTTCGAAATGCCGGGTATGGATGGCTATGAATTGGCTGAGGCCGCCAAAAGGCACTGTTTCGGTATCAAGGTCATCCTGATGACGGGACATTGCACAGATGAGCTGGCAGCGCGTATCGGCGCTTCCACCACCGTGGATGGTTTTCTGTCCAAACCCTTTGATCTGAAAACCGTAAGGGAGATGCTCAAACAAGTCGCATACCAACAGTTTTCAGAAGTGATG
- a CDS encoding response regulator, whose amino-acid sequence MSCQPASILIVEDEEAHAQLTCRAIRKSGNANRVDIVGDGEQALDYLLNRGKYADKEKYPTPGLVLLDIKLPGIDGVEVLTQIKAHPSLRQIPVIMLTTSEREEDMARAYGQYANSYLTKPVGFKEFEEKIRQIDFYWMILNESPAIDA is encoded by the coding sequence ATGAGCTGTCAACCGGCTAGCATTTTGATCGTCGAAGATGAAGAGGCCCACGCCCAACTCACCTGCCGTGCCATTCGCAAATCAGGAAATGCCAACCGGGTCGACATCGTGGGTGATGGCGAACAGGCCCTTGATTATCTTCTCAATCGGGGCAAGTATGCCGACAAAGAGAAATATCCTACCCCGGGGTTGGTGCTGCTGGATATCAAGCTACCCGGCATCGACGGTGTCGAGGTGTTGACCCAGATCAAAGCCCACCCCAGTCTCCGGCAGATCCCGGTGATTATGTTGACCACCTCGGAGCGGGAGGAGGATATGGCCCGCGCATACGGTCAATACGCCAACAGCTATCTCACCAAACCGGTGGGGTTCAAGGAGTTTGAGGAGAAGATCCGTCAGATCGATTTTTACTGGATGATTCTCAATGAATCACCCGCGATCGATGCTTGA
- a CDS encoding response regulator, which yields MNAQPILSSGHAGPGGSADGLTPATLDSGPIRVLIVEDEDAHYELMKRAICRELPDTVVSHASDAAECINALDSIAPDIILVDFLMPGMTGIEFLASLKEMGSDVPVIMITGQGDERIAVQAMKLGAQDYLVKSADFFLLLPAVISQAARERRLKVNLRKVARLNELLLDSLPYPAMMIRRDRMVLAANQVAQRMGARVGTHCWRRFKLGGNGDVNDESARECHFCRVKDAFQKGEAIETPEIAIQGRFWDKWWIPIDRDVCLTYAIDITERKQAELKRYHKNKLIEGINRIFEQALSGATEAALGEVCIAAAQESTGSGIGFIGEVGADGLFHDIAISRTGREACRMIDKEGHGRLPLDFQKRSIYGSTIKEGKAFFINDVAGRVNHAPFPAGHPTINSFLSMPFFRQGRLVGMIALANREGGYGSMEQEMLESLAPTIWETLLRKRAESERQQIEEERLRDEERFRKAFENAPTGIALVDLKERFIRCNQAFCHLLGYTEKELRRVAVSDILHPDDRESNLLEIERLREGTRPFFEVENRYVHKDGHPIWVHKFVSLLPDPAGGPAQIMALVSDITKSKQDQETLNDLNKALVERTKLAEQRAVYIQQLAMELSKAEDSERQRLAGVLHDDFQQMLAYLKLKLSMLAKGGEITHNLVSMTRLIGDGIDRCRNLARELRPLNSQHDFLTGLEYLRRQMKEMYDLDVAIDVLSDPCIHSSVLSSLLIRSIRELLFNVVKHSGEKAASVEVQGDGSQVVIAVKDQGRGCDERALSEKREKNTSFGLFDIEERVRFLGGYMQVESEAGRGFRVTLRVPRDVPSASHANSLPVDGPILPAASAGHPVPLPPSQTSSVIRVLLADDHDLMRDGLAKLLGEQNFFDIVGVAADGRQALRLAAELKPDVVLMDFSMPVMNGIDATMEISRSFPAICIIGLTMHQDPNIKNAMLKAGARDCLSKEVSPEELIKSIRSACSDQNQMEPSPMVR from the coding sequence ATGAATGCGCAACCGATCCTCTCTTCGGGTCACGCAGGACCCGGCGGGAGCGCCGATGGGTTGACGCCGGCAACGCTGGATTCAGGTCCCATCAGGGTGTTGATCGTCGAGGATGAAGACGCTCATTATGAGTTGATGAAACGCGCGATCTGCAGAGAGCTGCCGGATACCGTCGTGAGCCATGCATCCGATGCCGCCGAATGCATAAACGCTCTGGACAGCATCGCCCCCGACATTATCCTGGTCGACTTTTTGATGCCGGGCATGACCGGCATCGAATTTCTGGCCAGCCTCAAAGAGATGGGGAGCGATGTCCCGGTCATCATGATCACCGGGCAGGGTGACGAGCGCATCGCGGTGCAGGCCATGAAGCTCGGGGCTCAGGATTATCTCGTCAAGAGCGCCGATTTTTTTCTCTTGCTGCCGGCCGTGATCAGTCAGGCGGCCCGGGAGCGGCGACTGAAGGTGAATCTACGTAAAGTCGCCAGGCTCAACGAGTTGCTGCTCGATAGCCTGCCTTATCCGGCCATGATGATCCGTCGGGATCGAATGGTCCTGGCGGCCAACCAGGTTGCCCAGCGCATGGGCGCCCGGGTGGGAACCCATTGCTGGCGACGCTTCAAATTGGGAGGCAATGGTGACGTCAATGACGAAAGTGCGCGTGAATGCCACTTTTGCAGGGTAAAAGACGCGTTCCAAAAAGGCGAGGCGATCGAGACACCGGAGATCGCCATTCAGGGTCGCTTCTGGGACAAGTGGTGGATTCCCATAGACCGCGACGTCTGTCTCACCTATGCCATCGATATCACCGAACGCAAACAGGCGGAGTTGAAAAGGTACCATAAGAACAAACTGATCGAGGGAATCAATCGGATTTTCGAGCAGGCGCTAAGCGGGGCGACCGAGGCGGCCCTCGGTGAGGTCTGTATCGCCGCGGCCCAGGAATCCACTGGAAGTGGAATCGGCTTCATCGGAGAGGTCGGCGCGGACGGGCTCTTCCACGACATCGCGATCAGCCGAACCGGACGTGAAGCCTGCCGAATGATCGACAAAGAGGGCCACGGCAGGCTTCCCCTGGATTTCCAGAAACGGTCTATCTATGGATCGACGATAAAGGAGGGTAAAGCGTTTTTTATCAATGACGTTGCAGGCCGGGTTAACCATGCGCCGTTTCCGGCCGGTCATCCAACGATCAACTCATTTTTAAGCATGCCTTTTTTTCGCCAGGGTCGTTTGGTGGGCATGATCGCCCTGGCCAATCGCGAGGGCGGATATGGTTCGATGGAACAGGAGATGCTCGAATCATTGGCGCCGACCATCTGGGAAACCTTGCTGAGAAAACGGGCCGAATCTGAGCGTCAGCAAATTGAGGAAGAGCGTCTCAGAGACGAGGAGCGTTTCCGCAAGGCATTCGAGAATGCACCCACCGGCATTGCGTTGGTCGACTTAAAGGAGCGTTTTATCCGGTGTAATCAGGCCTTCTGCCATCTGCTTGGCTACACGGAGAAGGAGTTGCGGCGTGTTGCGGTCTCCGATATCCTCCATCCGGACGATCGGGAATCCAATCTGTTGGAAATTGAACGTCTGAGGGAGGGAACGCGCCCATTTTTCGAGGTCGAAAATCGATATGTTCACAAAGATGGCCATCCGATCTGGGTCCACAAGTTTGTCTCCCTGCTGCCGGACCCCGCCGGTGGCCCGGCCCAGATAATGGCACTGGTCAGTGACATTACCAAAAGCAAACAAGACCAGGAGACGCTCAACGACCTCAACAAAGCCCTCGTCGAACGCACGAAGCTTGCCGAACAGCGGGCCGTGTACATCCAGCAACTGGCCATGGAACTGTCCAAGGCGGAAGATAGCGAGCGCCAGCGCCTGGCCGGCGTCCTCCACGACGACTTCCAGCAGATGCTCGCCTATTTGAAGCTCAAACTCAGCATGCTGGCGAAGGGGGGCGAGATTACCCATAATCTGGTCTCCATGACTCGCCTGATCGGCGATGGCATCGATCGCTGCCGAAATCTGGCCCGTGAGTTGAGGCCTTTGAATTCACAACACGATTTTCTCACCGGCCTGGAATATCTCCGTCGGCAGATGAAAGAGATGTACGATCTGGATGTGGCTATAGATGTTCTCTCCGACCCCTGTATCCACTCTTCGGTGCTCTCCTCGCTGCTGATTCGCTCGATTCGGGAGTTGTTGTTCAACGTCGTCAAGCACTCGGGCGAAAAAGCGGCCTCCGTCGAAGTGCAGGGAGATGGTTCACAGGTGGTGATCGCCGTTAAGGATCAGGGTCGGGGTTGCGATGAGCGCGCGTTGAGTGAAAAGAGGGAGAAGAATACATCCTTCGGCTTGTTCGACATCGAGGAGCGGGTGAGATTTTTGGGTGGTTACATGCAGGTCGAGAGCGAGGCCGGCCGTGGATTCCGCGTGACATTGAGGGTTCCCAGAGATGTTCCCAGCGCATCCCATGCGAACTCCCTGCCCGTTGACGGCCCAATCCTGCCGGCAGCAAGCGCGGGACATCCTGTTCCACTTCCGCCTTCCCAGACATCAAGTGTCATAAGGGTCCTTCTCGCCGACGATCACGATCTGATGCGCGATGGCTTGGCGAAATTACTTGGAGAACAAAATTTTTTCGATATCGTGGGTGTGGCTGCCGACGGTCGGCAAGCGCTTCGATTGGCGGCCGAATTGAAACCCGATGTGGTGTTGATGGATTTCAGCATGCCGGTGATGAACGGCATCGACGCGACCATGGAAATCAGCCGGTCATTTCCCGCTATATGCATTATCGGCCTCACCATGCATCAGGATCCGAATATAAAAAATGCGATGTTAAAAGCCGGCGCCCGGGATTGCTTGTCCAAGGAGGTCTCCCCGGAAGAGCTGATCAAAAGCATCCGATCGGCCTGCTCGGATCAAAACCAAATGGAACCGTCTCCAATGGTTCGTTGA